Proteins from a single region of Mucilaginibacter daejeonensis:
- a CDS encoding LysR substrate-binding domain-containing protein, whose protein sequence is MEIRQLQYFVKAAETMNFTEAAASVFITQSTLSQQIKQLEEELGMLLFDRIGKHVRITEAGHVFFEHAQKILRDVQKSKQAIAELKNAATGELNIGVSYAFTSLLLPALAPFSTKYPGIKILITYGNPEELERKLRLAELDMILAFHNESDDEDLEMQLLFSSGIVMAVGKHSPLAKLKEITLKELGMQDLIMPGKGFTSRALINELFYRNKIDPKIRIEMNDVHSILSMVQNGHWATILNEKALFGWEGICAVPIEGKQIRRRSYILWQKGVYRKKAAVLFTQQLMDIMSNMDDDQL, encoded by the coding sequence ATGGAGATACGACAGTTACAATACTTTGTTAAGGCAGCCGAGACCATGAATTTCACCGAGGCAGCGGCTTCGGTGTTCATTACCCAAAGCACCCTCTCGCAGCAGATCAAGCAGTTGGAAGAGGAGTTGGGCATGCTACTATTCGACCGTATTGGTAAGCATGTGCGCATCACTGAGGCGGGGCATGTGTTTTTTGAGCATGCACAAAAGATCCTGCGCGATGTGCAAAAGAGCAAGCAAGCCATAGCCGAATTGAAGAACGCCGCCACCGGCGAGCTGAACATCGGCGTGTCGTATGCTTTTACCTCTTTATTGTTACCCGCACTGGCGCCATTCTCTACCAAGTATCCGGGCATCAAGATCCTGATCACTTATGGTAACCCGGAAGAGTTGGAGCGCAAACTGCGACTGGCCGAACTGGACATGATCCTGGCTTTCCATAACGAATCGGACGATGAGGACCTGGAGATGCAGCTGTTATTTAGTTCGGGCATTGTGATGGCGGTGGGTAAGCATAGCCCGTTGGCCAAACTAAAAGAGATAACCCTTAAAGAGCTGGGTATGCAGGACCTGATCATGCCTGGCAAGGGCTTCACCTCCAGGGCGCTTATCAATGAGTTGTTCTACCGGAATAAGATCGACCCCAAGATCAGGATCGAGATGAACGATGTGCACTCCATCCTGTCAATGGTTCAAAATGGGCACTGGGCCACCATCCTTAATGAAAAAGCCTTGTTCGGATGGGAAGGCATCTGCGCGGTACCCATTGAGGGTAAGCAGATCAGGCGGCGTTCCTACATCCTTTGGCAAAAAGGGGTGTACCGTAAAAAGGCGGCCGTGCTGTTCACCCAACAACTCATGGATATTATGAGCAACATGGACGATGATCAGCTTTAG
- a CDS encoding serine hydroxymethyltransferase: MKKDKLIFELLDEEQKRQEEGLELIASENFVSEQVMAAAGSVATNKYAEGLPGKRYYGGCQIVDEIETIAIERAKQLFNAEWVNVQPHSGAQANAAVMLAVLQPGDKILGFDLSHGGHLTHGSPVNFSGKLYQPFFYGVKKDTGLIDYEQLRETALAERPKLIICGASAYSRDWDYAFIRQVADEVGALVLADISHPAGLIARGLLTDPLPFCHIVTTTTHKTLRGPRGGMIMMGKDFDNPWGLTTPKGEIKKMSALLDGAVFPGTQGGPLEHIIAAKAVAFHEALSDSYLKYILQVKLNAQAIAKALLERGYEIVSGGTDNHLILIDLRNKGISGKAAENALVQADITVNKNMVPYDDRSPFVTSGIRIGTAAVTTRGMKEKQMEQIAELIDAVIKDPENELSLKKVRKSVHALTEKFPLYS, from the coding sequence ATGAAAAAAGATAAACTGATATTCGAGTTACTCGACGAAGAGCAAAAACGCCAGGAAGAAGGATTGGAGCTTATAGCCTCAGAGAACTTTGTAAGTGAACAGGTAATGGCCGCTGCCGGATCGGTAGCCACCAACAAATACGCCGAAGGCTTACCCGGTAAACGTTACTATGGCGGTTGCCAGATCGTTGATGAGATCGAGACCATTGCCATTGAACGTGCCAAGCAATTGTTCAATGCCGAGTGGGTCAATGTGCAGCCACACTCAGGCGCACAGGCCAACGCCGCAGTGATGCTTGCCGTACTGCAACCGGGCGATAAGATCCTGGGTTTTGACCTTTCGCACGGTGGTCACCTGACCCATGGTTCGCCGGTCAACTTTTCGGGTAAACTGTATCAGCCATTTTTTTACGGTGTTAAAAAAGACACCGGTTTGATCGATTATGAGCAGCTGCGTGAGACCGCTTTGGCCGAAAGACCAAAACTGATCATTTGCGGTGCATCAGCATACTCACGTGACTGGGATTACGCCTTTATACGCCAGGTGGCCGATGAGGTTGGTGCACTGGTATTGGCCGATATATCGCACCCGGCAGGTTTGATCGCCCGCGGCTTGTTGACCGATCCGCTTCCGTTCTGCCATATCGTGACCACTACTACTCACAAGACCCTTCGCGGCCCACGCGGTGGCATGATCATGATGGGTAAGGACTTTGATAACCCATGGGGACTGACCACTCCAAAAGGCGAGATCAAAAAGATGTCGGCCTTGTTGGATGGCGCAGTATTCCCGGGCACACAAGGAGGCCCGCTGGAGCACATCATCGCGGCTAAAGCAGTTGCCTTCCATGAGGCCCTGAGCGATAGCTACCTGAAATACATCCTGCAAGTTAAATTGAACGCTCAGGCGATCGCCAAAGCATTGTTAGAGCGTGGTTACGAGATCGTGTCAGGCGGTACTGACAATCACCTGATCCTGATCGACCTGCGCAACAAAGGCATTTCGGGCAAAGCGGCCGAGAACGCGTTGGTGCAAGCCGATATCACTGTGAATAAGAACATGGTCCCTTACGATGACCGCTCACCGTTCGTTACCTCAGGTATCCGTATAGGTACCGCTGCTGTTACCACCCGTGGCATGAAAGAGAAGCAAATGGAGCAGATCGCCGAACTGATCGATGCGGTGATAAAAGATCCTGAAAATGAACTTTCTTTGAAAAAGGTACGTAAAAGTGTCCATGCCTTAACGGAAAAGTTCCCGTTATACAGCTAA
- a CDS encoding PAS domain S-box protein gives MITSSVPIPVNEKERLSALNTYQILDTLPEAEFDAITRLASYICNVPFASISFMDNDRQWFKSAVGMPLGQIPRADGFCQYTIMTDQLLEVPDTTQSDLFRDNIFVTDGLHVRFYAGAPLVDADGRCLGTLCVFDQQPRALAEEQRDALRTLATEVISHLTLRKQKRELEQSLQLHKDFYTLFNSSSEIHYIADETSKIELINNAVETILGYKPEQLIGRSLWEFVVDHDRDQFATQIETGLRTQRAFALETCVLAADKKEKCISWTAVNREGRWFASGRDITAQKAVQQQIEQLSLVASKISNGVAITDSQNRVMWINNAFESITGFNMADMQGMQMGELFGGDYLDPKVGQRISDMLLSKKAFEIELLIQHKMGKEMWLSVTNSPVLNSDGEAEKYIKVITDITDRKIAEKDLEILSFASAKSPSGVVIRDRESRVIWMNNTLEETLGYTLDELKGKVFGDILIGEYTDRSVLQKAKEAYNENKPYGIELQIYRKDGTPRWVYLSNSPFFNETGQLERQVTVCVDINDRKEAEEQVQMLSLVASNTASGVVINDADGNVEWVNKAFEKITGYALADVQGTHVGDVLRGEMTDFSIIEKARELSKNKQSFEVDLLIYRRDGQPLWISVINSVILDERGRIKKYIEVIIDITARKKAEIELINAKEEALQLSRAKEMFISVMSHEIRTPLNAVIGMAHLLAEENASESQKENLEVLKFSASNLMTLINDVLDLTKIETGNIELERASLDLRELTRSVVNSLQFNLGSKKHIYLKQHVDDAIPKHVLGDRTRLIQILLNLASNAVKFTEEGGVTIDLKMIEQSASEVRIRFAVTDTGIGIPADKIDTIFESFKQASTDTTRKYGGTGLGLAISKRLIELHDSRINVDSVVNQGSTFWFTITFKKDNNTAMTSTDTAEIGLKVNVLVVDDNQINRLLINKVLKKWGIQADFAENGLEAVQKVTANMNYDVVLMDIHMPEMGGLEATQVIRGKSDDYFKKLPIIALTASMLNNQLNQIEESGMNDFILKPFDPKNLYEKLSRYQQQ, from the coding sequence ATGATAACGAGCAGTGTACCCATTCCGGTTAATGAAAAAGAACGTTTAAGCGCACTGAATACTTATCAGATCCTGGATACCCTTCCGGAAGCTGAGTTCGATGCCATCACACGTTTAGCTTCATATATCTGCAATGTGCCGTTCGCCTCGATATCATTTATGGATAATGACCGACAATGGTTCAAATCGGCCGTGGGAATGCCTTTAGGGCAAATACCACGTGCCGATGGCTTTTGCCAGTATACCATCATGACCGACCAGTTGCTGGAGGTACCTGATACCACTCAAAGCGACCTGTTCCGTGATAATATATTCGTGACCGATGGTCTTCACGTTCGTTTCTACGCGGGCGCTCCATTGGTAGATGCCGATGGCCGGTGCCTTGGTACGCTCTGCGTTTTTGACCAGCAGCCCCGTGCCCTGGCCGAGGAGCAGCGTGATGCTCTGCGAACCCTGGCCACCGAGGTCATCTCTCACCTTACCCTGCGCAAGCAAAAAAGAGAACTGGAGCAAAGCCTTCAACTACACAAAGATTTTTATACCCTATTCAACAGTTCGTCTGAGATCCATTACATAGCTGATGAGACCTCTAAGATCGAGCTGATCAACAATGCGGTGGAGACCATTTTAGGTTACAAGCCTGAGCAGTTGATCGGTCGGTCGTTATGGGAATTTGTGGTAGATCACGACCGTGACCAATTTGCTACTCAGATCGAGACAGGGCTGCGTACACAGCGAGCCTTTGCCCTCGAGACCTGCGTGCTGGCTGCCGACAAAAAGGAAAAATGCATCAGTTGGACGGCCGTTAACCGCGAAGGCAGATGGTTCGCCAGCGGGCGCGACATCACCGCTCAAAAAGCCGTTCAACAGCAGATCGAGCAACTGTCATTAGTGGCCAGCAAGATCAGCAATGGTGTGGCTATTACCGACTCACAGAACCGGGTGATGTGGATCAACAATGCATTTGAGAGCATTACCGGCTTTAATATGGCCGACATGCAGGGCATGCAAATGGGCGAACTTTTTGGCGGTGATTACCTGGACCCTAAGGTTGGCCAGCGCATCAGCGACATGCTGCTGTCTAAAAAGGCTTTCGAGATCGAGTTACTTATCCAACACAAAATGGGTAAAGAAATGTGGCTATCTGTCACCAATTCGCCGGTATTGAATAGCGATGGAGAGGCCGAAAAATACATCAAGGTCATAACCGACATCACTGACCGCAAGATCGCCGAAAAGGACCTCGAGATATTGTCGTTCGCGTCGGCCAAGTCGCCAAGCGGCGTCGTGATCCGCGACCGTGAGAGTCGTGTGATCTGGATGAACAATACCCTGGAGGAGACCTTGGGTTACACCCTTGATGAACTGAAAGGGAAGGTGTTCGGCGACATACTGATCGGTGAGTATACCGACCGCAGTGTACTGCAAAAAGCCAAGGAGGCTTACAACGAAAATAAACCTTATGGCATAGAACTACAGATCTACCGTAAGGATGGTACTCCACGCTGGGTATACCTGTCCAACAGCCCGTTCTTTAATGAGACCGGTCAACTGGAACGCCAGGTGACCGTGTGCGTGGATATTAACGACCGCAAAGAGGCAGAAGAACAGGTACAAATGTTATCCTTAGTGGCCAGCAACACGGCCAGCGGTGTGGTGATCAACGATGCTGACGGCAACGTGGAGTGGGTGAACAAAGCCTTTGAAAAGATCACCGGATACGCCCTGGCTGATGTACAGGGCACACACGTAGGTGATGTGCTGCGCGGTGAAATGACCGACTTCTCGATCATTGAAAAAGCCAGGGAGCTATCGAAGAATAAACAGTCGTTCGAGGTGGACCTGCTGATCTACCGCCGCGACGGGCAGCCGTTGTGGATATCGGTGATCAACTCGGTGATCCTGGACGAACGTGGCCGGATAAAGAAATACATTGAGGTGATCATTGACATCACTGCCCGTAAAAAGGCCGAGATAGAATTGATCAACGCCAAAGAAGAGGCCTTGCAACTGAGCCGCGCCAAGGAGATGTTCATATCGGTAATGAGCCATGAGATCCGTACACCGCTTAACGCAGTGATCGGGATGGCGCACTTACTGGCCGAGGAGAACGCATCCGAATCGCAAAAAGAGAACCTGGAGGTGCTAAAATTTTCAGCATCTAACCTCATGACGCTGATCAATGATGTATTGGACCTCACCAAGATCGAAACAGGCAACATTGAACTGGAAAGGGCCAGTTTGGACCTGCGCGAACTAACCCGTAGCGTGGTCAACTCGTTACAGTTCAACCTGGGCAGTAAAAAGCACATCTATCTGAAGCAACACGTTGATGATGCTATACCGAAGCATGTATTGGGCGATCGTACCAGGCTTATCCAGATCCTGCTTAACCTGGCCAGCAATGCCGTTAAGTTCACGGAAGAGGGTGGCGTGACGATCGATCTGAAAATGATAGAACAAAGCGCGTCGGAGGTACGTATACGGTTCGCAGTGACCGATACGGGCATAGGCATACCGGCCGATAAGATCGATACGATATTCGAATCGTTCAAACAGGCCTCTACCGATACTACCCGTAAATACGGCGGCACCGGTTTGGGGCTGGCCATCAGTAAGCGCCTGATCGAGTTACACGATTCGCGCATTAATGTAGATAGCGTGGTCAACCAGGGTTCGACCTTTTGGTTCACCATAACTTTTAAAAAAGATAATAATACGGCTATGACAAGCACCGATACCGCAGAGATAGGATTAAAAGTGAATGTACTGGTAGTTGATGATAACCAGATCAACCGGTTGCTGATCAACAAGGTACTCAAGAAATGGGGCATCCAAGCCGATTTTGCCGAGAATGGCTTAGAGGCGGTGCAGAAAGTTACCGCAAACATGAACTACGATGTAGTATTGATGGATATACACATGCCTGAAATGGGCGGACTGGAAGCCACGCAGGTGATCCGCGGTAAAAGCGATGACTACTTTAAAAAGTTGCCGATCATTGCCCTTACCGCATCCATGTTGAACAACCAGCTGAACCAGATCGAGGAATCAGGCATGAACGACTTCATCCTAAAACCATTCGACCCAAAGAATTTGTACGAGAAACTGAGCCGTTACCAACAGCAATAA
- a CDS encoding MFS transporter: MNVFRSLKYRNFKLFIYGQSISLIGTWMQKTAVSWLVYRLTGSALLLGLVSFMSLIPSLVLSPYAGSIVDRHDRYKILVITQVISMLQAGALAFLILFKIYNIPAIIGLSLLQGIINAFDVTCRQAMMGEMVEDKADLPNAIALNSTMTNIARIAGPAVAGIVLSTFGEDVCFFGNFISYIPVLTCLFMMNLKITQISKPQTSIWQELQDGFKYVAGDADLSSLILMLTISSLFVIPFNTLMPIFAKDIFHGNARTFSWFESAAGLGSVISAVYLASLKSHKGLIRIMLVASSLFGVSVLLLGYANNLTLALVFMTITGIGMMAQTSAINTYIQTHALPAMRARAISYYVMAYQGMIPIGSLIIGWLANTWGPRAAVSIEGAIGILATGAYIVYNKRRTDAQQGSGRNIPRLSSI; the protein is encoded by the coding sequence ATGAATGTTTTCCGCTCCCTTAAGTACCGTAATTTTAAACTTTTCATCTATGGCCAATCCATCTCGCTGATCGGCACCTGGATGCAAAAAACGGCCGTAAGCTGGCTGGTTTACCGGCTTACCGGTTCGGCGCTGTTATTGGGTTTGGTCAGTTTCATGAGCTTGATCCCATCGCTGGTACTGTCGCCTTACGCGGGCAGCATCGTAGATCGCCACGACCGTTACAAAATATTGGTGATCACTCAAGTGATATCTATGTTGCAGGCGGGTGCGCTGGCCTTCCTTATCCTGTTCAAGATCTATAACATTCCGGCCATCATTGGTTTGAGCCTGCTGCAGGGTATCATCAACGCTTTTGATGTGACCTGCCGCCAGGCCATGATGGGCGAGATGGTGGAAGATAAGGCCGACCTGCCTAACGCCATCGCACTCAACTCTACCATGACCAACATTGCCCGTATAGCCGGTCCGGCAGTGGCCGGTATCGTACTGAGCACATTTGGTGAGGACGTTTGTTTCTTCGGTAACTTCATCAGCTACATTCCGGTACTGACCTGTTTGTTCATGATGAATTTGAAGATCACGCAGATCAGTAAACCGCAAACCAGTATCTGGCAGGAACTACAGGACGGTTTCAAATACGTGGCCGGCGATGCCGACCTGAGCAGCCTGATCCTGATGCTGACCATCAGTAGTTTATTCGTGATCCCGTTCAATACCCTGATGCCGATCTTTGCCAAAGACATCTTTCACGGCAATGCCCGTACCTTCAGCTGGTTCGAGAGCGCTGCAGGATTAGGCTCGGTGATCAGCGCGGTGTACCTGGCATCGCTCAAAAGCCATAAAGGTTTGATCAGGATCATGCTGGTGGCCAGTTCACTATTCGGCGTGAGCGTATTGCTGCTCGGTTACGCCAACAACCTGACCTTAGCGCTGGTGTTCATGACCATTACCGGTATCGGTATGATGGCGCAAACCTCAGCCATTAACACCTATATACAAACCCACGCGCTTCCAGCTATGCGTGCGCGGGCCATCAGTTACTATGTGATGGCGTACCAGGGTATGATCCCGATCGGTAGCCTGATCATTGGCTGGCTGGCCAACACCTGGGGTCCGCGTGCAGCGGTATCTATTGAAGGCGCCATCGGTATTTTGGCCACCGGTGCCTACATCGTTTATAACAAGCGCCGCACTGATGCACAACAAGGCAGCGGCCGCAATATTCCCCGTTTGTCAAGCATCTAA
- a CDS encoding DUF3109 family protein, with product MIEVGSTLVHEDVVTENFVCNLNRCKGACCLEGDSGAPLNADELDILKEIYPKVKPYMTAKGIATVEAEGEYVTDFEGDYTTPCVDTNKECAYVTWENGITKCAIEKAWEQGAVAWRKPISCHLYPIRITKYPEFDALHYDRWNICSPACTFGDELKVRVHEFLKEPLIRKYGAEWYQELEDRVAGI from the coding sequence ATGATCGAAGTAGGGAGCACCCTGGTGCATGAAGATGTAGTGACCGAGAACTTTGTTTGTAACCTTAACCGTTGCAAGGGAGCCTGCTGCCTGGAAGGCGATTCGGGCGCTCCATTGAACGCCGATGAGCTGGACATACTCAAGGAGATATACCCCAAGGTGAAGCCTTACATGACCGCCAAAGGCATAGCTACCGTTGAGGCAGAGGGTGAGTACGTGACCGATTTTGAAGGCGATTATACTACTCCCTGTGTAGACACGAATAAGGAATGCGCTTACGTGACCTGGGAGAATGGCATTACCAAATGTGCGATCGAGAAGGCATGGGAGCAGGGTGCTGTTGCCTGGCGCAAACCTATATCATGCCATTTGTACCCGATCCGCATTACCAAGTACCCTGAATTTGACGCGCTGCATTATGATCGCTGGAACATTTGTAGCCCCGCCTGTACCTTTGGTGATGAACTAAAAGTACGTGTACACGAATTTTTGAAAGAACCGCTGATCCGTAAATACGGTGCCGAGTGGTACCAGGAATTGGAAGACCGTGTAGCGGGAATATAA
- a CDS encoding DUF2480 family protein: MDIQENIVNKVAQSGLVTLDPASFYPQGERVIYDIKDNLFMELILREKDFRDFVKEHDWSRYTGKYVGITCTADAIVPAWAYMLLANRMAPYAKEVVFGDAAVLETVLFEKAMAKADLEQYRDQRVVLKGCGDVEVPTSAYVELTKRLTPVAKSLMFGEPCSTVPIYKRKDK, encoded by the coding sequence ATGGATATACAGGAAAATATTGTGAATAAGGTGGCTCAAAGTGGTTTGGTGACCCTTGACCCGGCCAGCTTTTACCCGCAGGGTGAGCGCGTGATCTATGATATCAAAGATAACCTGTTCATGGAACTGATCCTGCGCGAAAAAGACTTCCGTGACTTCGTTAAAGAGCATGACTGGAGCCGGTATACCGGCAAGTATGTGGGCATCACCTGTACGGCTGATGCCATTGTGCCTGCCTGGGCCTATATGCTGTTAGCTAACCGTATGGCTCCCTACGCTAAAGAAGTGGTGTTCGGGGATGCGGCAGTGCTGGAGACCGTGTTGTTCGAGAAAGCGATGGCCAAGGCCGATCTGGAGCAATACCGTGATCAGCGTGTAGTGCTGAAAGGTTGCGGCGATGTAGAAGTACCCACCTCGGCTTACGTGGAGCTTACCAAGCGCTTGACACCTGTAGCCAAAAGCCTTATGTTCGGTGAACCTTGTTCTACCGTGCCCATCTATAAGCGTAAAGATAAATAG
- the lspA gene encoding signal peptidase II, giving the protein MKIKTKILMLCILCTSLIGCDMLTKDLAKQHLMYSRPTSYLYDTFRLEYAENTGAALSLGDGLSQPYSFILLSLLPLLFMIGMIVYMMSRIKQLDTLKLICLAMVFAGGIGNLIDRIFHDRHVVDFMNIGIGSLRSGIFNVADVCISLGVVGLIIAYNKPEPKPETAIS; this is encoded by the coding sequence ATGAAGATCAAGACCAAAATATTAATGCTTTGCATACTATGCACCTCACTGATCGGGTGTGATATGCTGACCAAGGACCTGGCCAAGCAGCACCTGATGTACAGCAGGCCGACATCGTACTTGTATGATACCTTCAGGTTGGAGTATGCCGAGAATACCGGCGCTGCCCTGAGTTTAGGCGATGGACTATCGCAGCCTTACAGCTTTATATTATTGAGCCTGCTACCGCTGCTGTTCATGATCGGGATGATTGTTTATATGATGAGCCGCATCAAACAATTGGACACCCTTAAACTGATCTGCCTGGCCATGGTATTTGCCGGTGGCATAGGCAACCTGATCGATCGTATATTTCATGACCGCCACGTGGTCGATTTTATGAACATCGGCATCGGCAGTTTGCGTTCGGGCATTTTCAACGTGGCCGATGTTTGCATCAGCCTTGGCGTGGTAGGCCTCATTATAGCCTACAATAAGCCCGAACCCAAACCCGAAACGGCTATCAGCTAA
- a CDS encoding segregation and condensation protein A: MADDSFAIRLPQFEGPFDLLLFFIERDELDIHEIAIARITDDFLQYIHQMNSLNMELASEFIFVAATLMRIKAKMLLPRYEAEVADGEINSKEDLVRKLIEYKKFKDVCEQLRPLEEERFKQERRGNIAADLAAVELTASPGEELTDLTLYRLMQVFHRLNLRYLNRSEPVTHTVVQYPYTIEQQKKVIDDLLRINGRLDFDAMVQNSDNRVHFIYNFLAMLEMLQQELIDIQIGLEFNNFWISPRTAH, translated from the coding sequence ATGGCCGATGATAGTTTTGCCATACGTTTGCCGCAGTTCGAAGGCCCCTTTGATCTGTTGCTGTTCTTCATCGAACGCGACGAACTGGATATCCACGAGATAGCTATCGCCCGCATCACCGACGACTTTTTGCAATACATTCACCAGATGAACAGCCTCAATATGGAGCTGGCCAGCGAATTCATCTTTGTGGCCGCTACGCTGATGCGCATCAAAGCCAAAATGCTACTCCCCCGCTATGAGGCCGAGGTGGCCGACGGCGAGATCAACAGCAAGGAGGACCTGGTACGCAAACTGATCGAATACAAAAAGTTCAAGGATGTGTGCGAGCAATTGAGGCCACTGGAAGAAGAACGCTTTAAGCAGGAGCGCCGCGGCAACATAGCCGCCGACCTGGCCGCAGTAGAGTTAACTGCCTCACCGGGCGAAGAGCTGACCGACCTGACCCTATACCGCCTCATGCAAGTGTTCCATCGCCTTAATTTGCGCTACCTCAACCGGTCAGAACCGGTGACCCACACTGTAGTACAATACCCGTATACCATTGAGCAGCAAAAGAAGGTGATCGATGATCTGCTGCGCATCAACGGCCGGCTTGACTTTGATGCCATGGTGCAGAACTCGGATAACCGGGTACATTTCATCTACAATTTTTTGGCCATGCTGGAGATGCTTCAGCAGGAACTGATCGACATACAGATAGGGCTTGAATTCAATAATTTTTGGATATCGCCCCGTACAGCACATTGA
- a CDS encoding DUF3108 domain-containing protein encodes MTRSTNKFRGMAGKGLALIGLMLTALLPLYAQQPVKLDEPTFKAGEELNYRLKYGWFTGAEAHLRVADTDTKFEGKPAWHIIVDGKTAGSFDVFYKVRNRYETFIDRSTLEPYLYTEDRHEAKYKHQDHVEFDHADGKIKANSGTYPFSGQVFDFPSAYYFARNLDVSKLKIGDKFDLRYFLDDAIQTLTITYMGKEKAECSLGTFNCLKFNPTIIPGRIFKKNSKLYLWVTDDRNRIPVRAHVELIVGSVTMDLTNAKGLKYPLNTIKK; translated from the coding sequence ATGACAAGATCTACAAATAAATTCAGGGGTATGGCGGGTAAAGGTTTAGCATTGATCGGTTTGATGCTTACCGCGCTCTTGCCTTTATATGCCCAGCAACCGGTAAAGCTTGACGAGCCTACCTTTAAGGCAGGGGAGGAACTGAACTACCGACTCAAATACGGTTGGTTCACCGGTGCCGAGGCACATTTACGTGTGGCCGATACTGATACTAAATTTGAAGGCAAGCCGGCATGGCACATTATCGTTGATGGTAAAACGGCCGGTAGCTTTGATGTTTTTTACAAGGTACGTAACCGTTACGAGACCTTTATCGACCGCAGTACCCTCGAGCCTTACCTGTATACCGAGGACCGTCACGAAGCTAAATACAAGCATCAGGACCATGTGGAATTTGACCACGCGGATGGTAAGATCAAGGCCAACAGTGGTACCTATCCATTCAGCGGGCAGGTATTCGATTTCCCATCGGCCTATTATTTCGCCCGTAATCTTGACGTGAGCAAGCTGAAGATCGGCGACAAATTCGACCTCCGGTATTTTTTGGATGATGCCATACAAACGCTCACGATCACTTATATGGGTAAAGAAAAGGCCGAATGTTCCTTAGGTACGTTCAATTGCTTAAAATTCAACCCTACCATTATACCCGGCCGTATATTTAAAAAGAACAGTAAGTTGTACCTTTGGGTCACCGACGATCGTAACCGCATACCGGTGCGGGCGCATGTAGAATTGATCGTAGGTAGCGTGACCATGGACCTGACCAATGCTAAAGGGTTGAAATATCCGTTGAACACGATAAAAAAATAA